Below is a window of Spirochaetae bacterium HGW-Spirochaetae-1 DNA.
GCCGTGGCCCCCATCTGGAACCCCCAGAGCGACCAGGTGTGGTTGGCAAGGAGGCCGAAGCGGTTCAGAACGGTGACGATAACGCCAACGAAGAGGGTGGAAAAGGCCAGCGTGTACATCTGGTGTTCGCGGTTTTTCTTGATCACGGAGTCCGCCATGGGGAAGGCGATGATGCCTATTCCCGGCAGGTATGCCGCCGCTCCCACACGGATACCCAGAGAGTAAGGAACAAGGAAGGATATGAAGATGCATGCCGTAATAAATATACCGTAGAAAAATGCCACCCGGTCAAACATGGGGAAGTTAACCTTCGTGTTCATGTAGGAACGGCTGAAGGATATCATGGTGATTATGGATAAGAAGAGCGTGGCCGGTGTTATATTATTCAGGGCCGGAACAGTGGGCCAGATGTACTGAAATCCATAGCCATTGAGCGAGAGGGATACAAGAGTCAGCGATATGAGGAAGGATGAATACCAGAAATAGGTAATATCCCTCATGGAAATGGCCAGGAGTAGGTTGTATATAATCATTATAAGGAGGATGCCATAGAAAATGCCAAATAAGGTTTTCTGTATATTCAGTTCCGAGATGACGCCCCTGCTTGAAAGTATCTGTACGGGAATGCTCAGCGAGCTCTCGGTCTTAACGCGGAAGTAACAGTCGTATGTCCCGGCCTTGACGGGAAACTGAATAAGAAAATTGTGGTGATTGATGTCACGGTCCCGGAAGGGGAGCCTGTCGCCCATGGTACGTGACTGGATGGATTTCCCGTCACTGATGTAGAAATCAATGCTGTCGAGGAGGGGATACCCTATCTCGAGGTACCAGAGCTCTTTGCTGTTTTCCGGTATGGTCACGGAGAAGCGTGACCATATGACCAGTGAGGTGAAACCGTAGTTGGTTCTGACCGCCGGTTTAAACAGGTCCGTTTCGAACACTTCATTGAAACTCCTGGTTCCCTCGGGGTCTTCCAGTACCTCAAGGTGTACATCGTAGGAGTTTTTTTCATTGAGTACGACGGTTTCAGCCCTGAGCCGCGGGAGAAATACCGTCATGAACAGCAAGAGGCATATGCAGGGTAGAAGAAAATGTATATTATTTTTCATTATTTTGTCAGATATCTTTATATTAAAGCCGGTACCTGCCTGTCAGATTTATGTCGTATTGATTGAAAAGTCAATAAAAAAATTATAATGACAATATATTCCCCTATCCGGCAACTTCTTTAAGAAGTCTTTCCATTTTTGCGTACATTTCGCTGTTTTTCCGGTCATGGACGATTATATCAAGGACATCATAAAGTTTTCCCAGCTGACGCAGGACCTGTTCAAGACGGATATCTTCTCCAACCAGGAGGAACATCCTGCTTGTCCCGGCCTTTCCCATTGCCGCGCAGAGGATTCCCTCCAGGTTAAAGGAGCGGCGGGAGAAGAGACCCGTCACCTGAGACATCACGCCGGGATGGTTTCTGACAATAAGTTCCAGTATGATTTCATTCATACAGTTCACCTCCGATCATCTCAATATTGGATGCACCGGGAGGGACAATGGGAAGAACATCAAATTCCTCTCCCAGGGGCACGTTTATGACACAGGGGCCCGGCGTGTTCAGGGCATGGGATAAAAGTGATATCGGGTCCGCGGCGCCGTCCAGGTTAATGCTCCGTATCCCGAAACCCTCGCCGATACGGGCGAAATCGGGCTTCGATATGAATTGTGACGCGAAAAAGTTACTGTTGTAGAACATGGACTGCTGCTGCCGCACCAGGCCCAGCTGGTTGTTGTTCATGATCAGCACCTTCACGTTCAGGTTCAGATCTGCCAGGGTGGCCAGTTCCTGGAGATTCATGAGGAAGGAACCGTCACCGCTGATGCAGAGAACATTCCTGCCGGGATTTGCCAGGGCTGCGCCGATGGCCGCGGGAAGGCCGAATCCCATGGTTCCCAGTCCGCCCGATGTGAGCAGGCCGCGGGGGCGGCGGAAAGGGTACATCTGGGCGGTCCACATCTGGTGCTGTCCCACATCGGTGGTGATAATGGCGCTGTCGTCCATGACCGCTCCCGCATGCTGGATTATGGCCAGGGGGTGATTCGCGGCGTATACCTTTTCCCTGATACCCGGCAATGATTTTTTCAGGGTATCTATGCGGGAAATCCATCGCCGCCGGCGGCGGACGCTTACCTGGTCCGCCAGAAGGGTGAGGGCTGAACGGGCATCGGCGATGAGAGACAGATTTGTTTTTTTAATTTTATCGATTTCAGAGTGATCGATGTCAATGTGAACAATTGATGCGTGCCTGCAGAATTCCCGAACCTTGCCTGTGGCCCGGTCATCGAAGCGGACTCCCACGGCCACGAGAAGATCGGACTCCTCGACGATGAGATTGGTGCTGCGGTCGCCATGCATGCCCAGCATCCCCAGGAAGAGCGGATCATCGGGAGAGAAGGAACCAAGCCCCATGAGGGACAGGGCCACGGGAATACTGTTTCTCCGGGCCAGGGTTCCCAGGGCATGGGAGGCATCGGAGGCGATAATGCCCCCGCCTGCATAGATCAGCGGCCTGCGGGCTTCGTCGATCATTCGGGCAATCTGGTCTGTGGTTTCCCCGCTGCAGGGCCGGGGCAGCGGTATTTCCGGCGGCCCGGGAAAGCAGATAGCGTCGGCGGTCTGCTGCTGTACATCCTTCGGAATGTCGATAAGCACCGGGCCGGGCCTGCCGGAAAGGGAAATACGGAAGGCCTCGTTGATGACATGGGGCAGTTCCCGGGCGTGGCGGACCATGAAAATATGTTTTGTAACGGGAAGGGCCATACCATAAATATCAACCTCCTGAAATGCGTCGGTCCCGATCATTCCCGTAGGGACCTGCCCGGTGATGGCGATGATGGGAACGGAATCGGCATGGGCGTCGGCGATGGCCGTGAGAAGATTGACAGCCCCGGGCCCCGATGTTGCTATGCATACCGCCGGCTTGCCCGTGGACCGGGCCATTCCCTGGGCGATGAATCCCGCGCCCTGTTCATGCCGGGCGAGGATGTGACGGATTGAGCTTCCCTGCAGAGCATCGTAGAGAGGCAGGTTTGCACCGCCCGGGATGCCCGTGACCGTTGTGACGCCCATTTTCTCCAGTGACCTGACGATGATCTGCGCTCCTGTGAGTGAATAATTATTCATATGGCTCCTCCTGTTTTTTTCTGCTGTAAACAAAAAAAGCCCCTGCCGGTTTACACCGGCAGGGGCTTTTGGATCTTCTGATTGTTTATTTCCCTACGGTGTAAACCGGTATGTATATGAGCGCACCACGACCACGACCACTGAAAGGATGGTTTCGGTAAGGATGCTCATAATACTGTTTACACGTTTCGGGTTCATAGTTTTATAATGTTTTTATTACTGATTCAGACATACATGGCCATTGTTCAGTCCTGTCAATAAATATTTAATATTTTTAATCAGTTTCCGCGTTATTCCCGGAATATTTTATCAACTATTTTGCCGGTATTACGGGCAGATCAATGCGCGACCGGTACCTGTCTCCGCGATAGATGCTCCACAATGTTTCGGGACAATCCCATGGGCTCTCACCGGAACAGGTTGCCGGATTTTTTTCGAAGTTTCCGTCATCAGCACCGGCTATGGCGATTCGTATACGGTGCCCTTTTTTAAACAGCCAGGAGACCGGCATAAGATCAAATGAAAGCTTAACTGGCTTGCCTTCTCTAAAGGGATCAGGATCGAACTGCCTTTCCCTGTATCCGTGCCACGGGAGGTTTGGTTGGACGTCAAATTTTCCCAGCACCTGATCATCGTCATTAAAGGTGCGGTGCCATCCCGCCCGAAGTTGCCCCTCTGATACATAGAGGGATCGTCCCGACTGATCCACATCACAGAGATAGATAAAGACATCGGCGTCGGCCTGATTTGATGTCATATATATGGTCATAAGGGGATGCCCGGTAACCTCCATATCTTCAGCTAGGGGTTCGGTCTCATAGACCATACATCGCCTGTCAAGATCAGTTCGTTCCATGATCTTGGTTGGTGTTTTCATCATAATCCATCGATTGATATCTTCTTCCCCGTACCCGGAACGTTGTGTGTAATCGATAGAATGGACATCCTGTCCCGGCAAACCAATTATTCGCATGAGACGGCCCTCTTCAGAAAAATTATAGGAAGTCATCTCCTGTCTTGCCAGGGGCCATTCCTTTTCCAGACGCCAGCCTCGATTCATTACATAAAGGGAAACCGGCGGCTCTTTATCGATACCGTTCTCGATGTCTTTCAAATAACGGTCGAAGAACCGCAGGCGTTCCAGTTCCAGCTGCTCCGGATAATTTTCTTTGTATTCCAGGTGTTTTACGTAGGCGTCAGTAACATAGGGGAGGTGAAACCTGGGTGCCACATGCAGTTTCTGTACACCGTTGTGCTGCAATGTTGCGAAGAGCTTCATTGTGCCCCGGGAAAAGCCGTCAAACCATCCTCCCACATGGTAGATTGGTATTCCCGATCGGGCGATGAGGTCTGTATAAAAGAGGGGGCTAGCGTTTTGAAATCGCAATCCCTTCAGGAACCTGTTGTTTATACTGTCAAAGTAGGGCGCATTGGCACGCTTCATGAAGGAAAAGGGTATATTTTTCCGGTGTTCTACGATTGTTTTATAATAAACGTCCCGGCGTTTTGAACCATCCCTGTATCGCGGTTTCCCGTCATCAAGGAAGGTGCGGGTGTCGCCATGGTCCGAAAGGGGTATCTCGTCAGCCAGGTCTCCGTCACCATCTTCATCGATTACCGGTGCCACGGGGAATACCCGCCGGTCGGGATCAAGTATGCTAAGGTTGAGACCCTTGAGAAAATCAGCATACTGCTCCATCCATGAGACCGCATCGATTCCGCCCGGGCGAACACCTTCACTGAAGCTTTCTGAAAGTATCACCTCCGGCATGATGCATTTCAGTGATTTCGGATTTCTCGAGGCAAGCATCAGTTGGATCCAGGCGTGGTATGATTGTCCCATCATGCCTATTTTACCGTTTGACCATTTCTGAACGGAAATCCATTGCAGAAGCTCTTCTCCATCGTCCACAATGACGGGCGTGAAGGGGACCTGGCTCCCGGTTGATGCGCCGCATCCGCGCATGTCGGCTATGACAAAGGCGTAACCATATTTTAGAAGAAGCTGAATTTCCTTTTTCATCCCATAGTGAAAGATCGGACCGGAGCTTCCCG
It encodes the following:
- the ilvN gene encoding acetolactate synthase small subunit is translated as MNEIILELIVRNHPGVMSQVTGLFSRRSFNLEGILCAAMGKAGTSRMFLLVGEDIRLEQVLRQLGKLYDVLDIIVHDRKNSEMYAKMERLLKEVAG
- the ilvB gene encoding acetolactate synthase, large subunit, biosynthetic type is translated as MNNYSLTGAQIIVRSLEKMGVTTVTGIPGGANLPLYDALQGSSIRHILARHEQGAGFIAQGMARSTGKPAVCIATSGPGAVNLLTAIADAHADSVPIIAITGQVPTGMIGTDAFQEVDIYGMALPVTKHIFMVRHARELPHVINEAFRISLSGRPGPVLIDIPKDVQQQTADAICFPGPPEIPLPRPCSGETTDQIARMIDEARRPLIYAGGGIIASDASHALGTLARRNSIPVALSLMGLGSFSPDDPLFLGMLGMHGDRSTNLIVEESDLLVAVGVRFDDRATGKVREFCRHASIVHIDIDHSEIDKIKKTNLSLIADARSALTLLADQVSVRRRRRWISRIDTLKKSLPGIREKVYAANHPLAIIQHAGAVMDDSAIITTDVGQHQMWTAQMYPFRRPRGLLTSGGLGTMGFGLPAAIGAALANPGRNVLCISGDGSFLMNLQELATLADLNLNVKVLIMNNNQLGLVRQQQSMFYNSNFFASQFISKPDFARIGEGFGIRSINLDGAADPISLLSHALNTPGPCVINVPLGEEFDVLPIVPPGASNIEMIGGELYE